In Naumovozyma dairenensis CBS 421 chromosome 2, complete genome, the following are encoded in one genomic region:
- the NDAI0B03490 gene encoding histone H3 (similar to Saccharomyces cerevisiae HHT2 (YNL031C); ancestral locus Anc_2.298), giving the protein MARTKQTARKSTGGKAPRKQLASKAARKSAPSTGGVKKPHRYKPGTVALREIRRFQKSTELLIRKLPFQRLVREIAQDFKTDLRFQSSAIGALQESVEAYLVSLFEDTNLAAIHAKRVTIQKKDIKLARRLRGERS; this is encoded by the coding sequence ATGGCTAGAACGAAGCAAACAGCAAGAAAATCCACTGGTGGTAAAGCCCCAAGAAAACAATTAGCCTCCAAAGCTGCTAGAAAATCAGCTCCATCTACAGGTGGTGTCAAGAAACCTCACAGATATAAGCCAGGTACCGTTGCCTTAAgagaaattagaagattcCAAAAATCTACTGAATTATTGATTAGAAAATTACCATTCCAAAGATTAGTTAGAGAAATTGCTCAAGATTTCAAAACTGATTTAAGATTCCAATCTTCTGCTATTGGTGCTTTACAAGAATCCGTTGAAGCTTATTTAGTTTCCTTGTTTGAAGATACTAACTTGGCTGCTATTCATGCAAAGCGTGTTACTATTCAAAAGAAGGATATTAAATTGGCTAGAAGATTAAGAGGTGAAAGATCATAA
- the AIM19 gene encoding Aim19p (similar to Saccharomyces cerevisiae YIL087C; ancestral locus Anc_2.297) has protein sequence MTDKSIEELDQVLTSETKSLWKQAYEYTNTPLPAIINAGLIFATPVLSPQFKTAISTTTSGAVPFLSKGRTSSTNKYIGLSNKNILLFGAAQALGAKMLSDGDIENGSGFVTAWSILFLIVNGKRSLNSLKVTKIWPMVLCVGSLGNSILYGKRFISGGFK, from the coding sequence atgacaGATAAATCCATCGAAGAATTAGATCAGGTACTGACGAGCGAAACCAAATCACTTTGGAAACAAGCATACGAATACACAAACACACCTTTACCAGCAATAATCAATGCAGGATTAATTTTCGCAACACCCGTCCTATCACCACAATTCAAGACTGCAATCTCAACCACCACATCTGGCGCTGTCCCCTTCTTATCCAAAGGTAGAACTTCATCaactaataaatatatcggattatcaaataagaatatattattgtttggtGCTGCTCAAGCATTAGGTGCCAAAATGTTATCTGATGGTGATATTGAAAACGGATCTGGATTCGTAACCGCGTGGTCCATCTTATTCCTTATAGTTAATGGGAAACGttctttgaattctttgaaagttACTAAAATTTGGCCAATGGTCTTATGCGTAGGATCATTGGGGAACTCAATACTTTACGGGAAAAGGTTTATATCAGGCGgtttcaaatga
- the AVT7 gene encoding Avt7p (similar to Saccharomyces cerevisiae AVT7 (YIL088C); ancestral locus Anc_2.295): MPATATVSSSIINLVKTIVGAGLLAIPYAFRSDGILVGTLLTLLAAINSGFGLFILAKCSKTLINPRNSSFFSICMLTYPSLSPLFDLAMIIQCFGVGLSYLVLIGDIFPGLFGGHRDYWIISSAFIIVPLSCLKKLDSLKYSSIVGLFALAYLSMFIFVMFLHNTVFKLPNEGDSTRGEVYWFHVYDFRGLLSTFSIIIFAYTGAMNLFSMIRELEDISMQNIKNVINGSIIISTGLFLLVGISGYLTFGSNVEGNIILNYNPNSNWIYIGKFCLGTMLILSFPLLFHPLRIAVNNLVVWMKMTVDGDLGNNGKNCNVNPSLLNNNNNNNNNGVTMPITLNVSDDIADEVEDESILQNITTTTPTPRGSIEQLPDNVSVKTVLEEQEEEEAAFPDTRFYGITAFLLIVMYIIALNVKSFALVLALIGATGSTSISFILPGLFGYKLIGTDSLAIGQMVPLRDRLYKRLSLLLVFFGLAVMILSLYVTLSEVSETM; this comes from the coding sequence ATGCCAGCAACGGCCAcagtttcatcatcaataataaatctcGTGAAAACAATAGTAGGCGCTGGTCTCCTAGCAATACCATACGCATTCAGAAGTGATGGCATTTTAGTTGGTACATTATTAACTTTACTAGCAGCAATAAATTCTGGATTTGGTCTATTCATCCTAGCTAAATGTTCTAAAACTCTAATAAACCCTAGAAATTCAtccttcttttcaatatgtATGTTAACATATCCATCATTATCACCATTATTTGACTTAGCCATGATTATACAATGCTTTGGTGTTGGTTTAAGTTATTTAGTCCTTATTGGTGATATCTTCCCAGGATTATTTGGTGGACATAGAGATTACTGGATTATTTCTTCAGCTTTCATTATAGTACCGTTATCatgtttgaaaaaattggattcattgaaatattcaagTATTGTTGGTCTTTTCGCATTAGCTTATCTATCCATGTTCATATTCGTTATGTTTTTACATAATactgttttcaaattgCCCAATGAAGGTGATTCAACTAGAGGTGAAGTTTACTGGTTCCATGTTTATGATTTCAGAGGATTACTTTCCACttttagtattattatatttgcCTATACCGGTGCCATGAATTTATTCAGTATGATTCGTGAACTAGAAGATATCTCTATGCAAAATATTAAGAACGTAATTAATGGTTCAATAATTATTTCCACTggattatttcttttagtTGGAATATCGGGTTATTTAACCTTTGGCTCTAATGTGGAGGGAAATATTATACTGAATTATAatccaaattcaaattggaTTTATATTGGCAAGTTTTGCCTGGGTACTATGTTAATCTTATCTTTCCCATTGTTGTTTCATCCTTTACGTATTGCTGTTAACAATCTTGTTGTTTGGATGAAAATGACGGTTGATGGAGATTTGGGAAATAATGGTAAAAATTGTAATGTTAAtccatcattattaaacaataataataataataataataatggtgtTACAATGCCTATTACGTTGAATGTCTCTGATGATATTGCAGATGAAgtagaagatgaaagtatacttcaaaatattactactactacaCCTACTCCTCGCGGGTCAATAGAACAGCTTCCAGATAATGTTTCAGTTAAAACAGTGTtggaagaacaagaagaagaagaagcagcATTCCCGGATACAAGGTTCTATGGAATTACTGCCTTTTTACTAATAGTCATGTACATCATTGCATTAAACGTTAAATCTTTTGCATTGGTACTGGCACTTATTGGTGCCACAGGTTCCACATCAATATCGTTTATTTTACCTGGTTTATTTGGTTACAAATTAATTGGCACAGACTCTCTAGCTATTGGTCAAATGGTACCATTGAGAGACCGTCTCTATAAAAGATtaagtttattattagttttcTTTGGTCTAGCCGTAATGATCCTTTCATTATATGTTACCCTTTCTGAAGTCTCAGAAACTATGTAG
- the ICE2 gene encoding Ice2p (similar to Saccharomyces cerevisiae ICE2 (YIL090W); ancestral locus Anc_2.293) yields the protein MISSSFMRGVRTFSAAFYLLFTLISIPISFKIGGLQCGLAFTATLFTIYFLSTTLSLLARKYGSNFSIFLTGFLYYSQHLIIASLLYLFLSGFSHEDLTIPLSDDTQKVDIISDVVRRNLSSTNSNWNLYHNYYTFFVQPWKYLLSYSTPFFTLSEGFFTILAIQAVGETNKWLVNEINSNTWIISSLLTSGGVITASLYYLYRIYVTPIWQLSIQTASLLGFTLSLVGGLGLYGIVTEKGSVIESSLFFAYIVRCIYEISPKLATTATDEILEIFKEVWQRHQGNLPTTDNLLFYYNNFVLRHIDMLWELLVSKINQNDPNNTLPSSFNINFLTTFLSKDLLLRICKPIWKLFKNFTVSVPSSISELVLVTYQMARESVSPAVVINLCFRVLIFYSATRIIPALQRRNDSELKKSRRIMKILYWYSPCVLIAMYTHLILQYSGELKKDLCLWGCNLKWLIPNQPELIVDSWGFWNWCNIFFTIIIYASELFGTTATANKQ from the coding sequence ATGATTTCAAGCAGCTTTATGAGAGGTGTACGAACATTCTCTGCCGCATTCTATTTATTGTTTACCTTAATTTCCATACCGATTTCGTTCAAAATTGGAGGCCTACAGTGTGGATTGGCCTTTACCGCCACTTTATTcacaatatatttcttatcTACCACATTAAGTCTCCTGGCAAGGAAATATGGTAGCAATTTTTCCATCTTTCTAACTGGATTCCTTTATTATTCACAACATTTAATCATTGCGTCTCTATTGTACCTTTTCCTTTCTGGCTTTTCTCATGAAGATTTAACAATCCCATTATCGGATGATACACAAAAAGTGGATATAATTAGCGATGTAGTTAGAAGAAACTtatcttcaacaaattcaaactGGAATTTGTACcataattattatacattTTTCGTTCAACCATGGAAATATCTTCTATCTTATTCTACTCCATTCTTCACCTTATCTGAAGGATTCTTTACAATATTGGCAATTCAAGCTGTCGgtgaaacaaataaatgGTTAGTTAACGAAATCAACTCAAACACTTGGATCATATCGTCATTATTGACATCAGGAGGTGTCATAACTGCATCATTATACTATCTATATCGTATATATGTCACACCAATTTGGCAATTATCTATTCAAACAGCATCTTTGCTAGGCTTTACACTCTCTCTAGTGGGAGGTCTAGGCTTGTATGGGATTGTCACTGAAAAGGGTTCCGTCATTGAAAGTTCATTATTCTTTGCATATATTGTTCGTTGCATATATGAGATATCACCAAAGTTAGCCACTACAGCAACAGATGAAATCttggaaattttcaaagaagtTTGGCAAAGACATCAAGGAAATCTACCAACTACTGATAATCTTCTATTTTACTATAATAACTTTGTGTTGAGACATATCGATATGTTATGGGAACTTCTCGTGTCGAAAATCAATCAAAATGATCCAAATAATACATTgccatcatcatttaatatcaattttttaacCACTTTCCTCTCTAAAGATTTACTTTTGAGAATATGCAAACCTATCTGGAAACTATTCAAGAATTTTACAGTTTCAGTACCATCATCCATCTCTGAATTAGTATTAGTAACGTATCAAATGGCAAGAGAATCTGTATCACCAGCAGTGGTCATAAATTTATGCTTCAGagttttgattttttattcaGCTACAAGAATTATTCCAGCGttacaaagaagaaatgataGTGAACTAAAGAAAAGTCGTCgtataatgaaaatattgtaTTGGTATAGTCCGTGTGTCTTAATTGCCATGTATACACATTTAATTCTACAATATTCAGGtgaattaaagaaagatttATGTCTATGGGGATGTAATTTAAAATGGCTAATACCAAATCAACCGGAATTGATCGTGGATAGTTGGGGTTTTTGGAATTGGtgtaatatatttttcacaaTCATAATATATGCCAGTGAATTGTTCGGAACCACTGCTACTGCGaacaaacaataa
- the UTP25 gene encoding rRNA-binding ribosome biosynthesis protein UTP25 (similar to Saccharomyces cerevisiae YIL091C; ancestral locus Anc_2.292) — MAAKDSTERNQKKSYKSNNSNDHHRKRGRQELRTIRRSAAKKSRYDSNVTEHNDTEELLQEESEEGEEDEEDDQSEQEEVDEDERKGKVYGALLTILETEHPEPKHKRQPKEKLLKEQVSDSNLNNTGDRETEDSIIEEDETEQIENGLLDRDDEQSDDDQLNDSNDVESDDEQDPFESHFNKPTEQFVDKLHAAFESREIKYKATKIVIDDSHSVISSKPTIFGEELETNRLSSSKHGQSIFSYFIKQRLKIQNNLLNPKVDPLTPLQKELLDPMFQYKDILYEYDSYGKDEDEYRDLYALHALNHVYKTRDRILKNNQRLQDNTDTEYLDQGFTRPKVLIVVPTRDTAYEVTDKIIKKSGLDQVDKKGKFYDQFKDDSLPPSSKPKSFQQIFKGNTNDFFVLGLKFTRKAIKLYSNFYQSDIIVCSPLGMQMIVENTDKKKRQDDFLSSIELLIVDQLHSLEYQNLAHIFTIFDHLNKIPTEQHDADFSRIRMWYINDQAKLFRQTMVFTKYVSPAANAIINNRCRNWEGRWKNHKIVAPEVSSIGKLGLKIKQIFQRFDIMGGSIVDEPDYRFKHFTSVIIPSIVKSTSYDDGILIYIPDYTDYVRIRNYLKEKTRILFGDINEYSEQRELNSNRSLLQQGRVKVLLYTERLHHYRRYEIKGVKSVVFYKPPTNPEFYNEVVRFIGKNAFLGNTDLNISTVRTVYCKLDGLSLERIVGTKRAGILCHAQNEVYEFK, encoded by the coding sequence ATGGCTGCCAAAGATTCAACTGAAAGGAACCAAAAAAAGTCATATAAATCTAACAACAGTAATGACCATCATAGGAAGAGAGGTAGACAAGAATTGAGAACTATAAGAAGAAGTGCAGCCAAGAAATCTAGATATGATAGCAACGTAACTGAACATAATGATACTGAAGAGTTACTGCAAGAAGAATCAGAAGAAGGcgaagaagatgaagaggaCGATCAATCTGAACAGGAAGAAGTAGATGAGGACGAAAGAAAGGGCAAGGTCTATGGAGCATTGTTGACAATCTTGGAAACTGAACATCCTGAACCAAAACATAAAAGACAGCCTAAGGAAAAACTTCTGAAGGAACAAGTCTCTGATTCTAATCTGAATAACACTGGAGATCGCGAAACTGAAGATAGCataattgaagaagatgagaCTGAACAAATAGAAAATGGCCTTCTGGATCGCGACGATGAGCAaagtgatgatgatcaaTTAAATGACAGCAATGATGTTGAAagtgatgatgaacaaGATCCATTTGAATCACATTTTAATAAACCAACTGAACAATTTGTTGACAAACTGCATGCGGCTTTCGAATCAAGGGAAATTAAATACAAAGCTACAAAGATAGTCATAGACGATTCGCATTCCGTTATATCCTCGAAACCGACAATTTTTGGAGAAGAACTTGAGACAAATCGTTTAAGTTCTTCGAAGCATGGCCAATccatattttcttatttcaTAAAACAAAGATTAAAAATCCAGAACAATCTATTAAACCCAAAAGTAGACCCATTAACGCCATTGCAGAAAGAATTGCTAGATCCCATGTTCCAATATAAAGATATTCTGTATGAGTATGACTCGTATGGGAAAGATGAGGATGAATATCGAGACTTGTATGCATTGCACGCTCTTAATCATGTTTACAAAACCAGAGATAgaatcttgaaaaataatcaacGTCTCCAAGATAATACAGATACTGAATATTTGGACCAAGGTTTTACAAGACCAAAAGTTTTAATTGTCGTACCAACAAGAGATACTGCATATGAAGTGACTGACAAAATAATCAAGAAATCAGGATTAGACCAAGTTGATAAAAAGGGTAAATTTTACGATCAATTCAAAGATGATTCTCTACCACCTTCTTCTAAACCTAAATCTTTCCAACAAATTTTCAAGGGTAATACCAACGATTTTTTCGTCTTAGGTTTGAAATTCACAAGAAAGGCCATAAAGCTTTATAGTAATTTTTATCAGTCTGATATTATTGTATGTTCTCCATTAGGTATGCAAATGATAGTCGAGAATACagataaaaagaaaagacaAGATGATTTCCTATCTTctattgaattattgatTGTTGATCAACTACATTCACTTGAATATCAAAATCTGGCCCATATTTTTACTATATTTGACCATCTCAATAAAATACCAACTGAACAGCACGATGCTGATTTTAGTAGAATAAGGATGTGGTATATTAATGATCAAGCTAAATTGTTTAGGCAAACAATGGTATTCACCAAATATGTTTCCCCTGCGGCCAATGcaatcattaataatagatGTCGTAATTGGGAAGGAAGATGGAAGAATCATAAAATTGTTGCACCTGAAGTTTCAAGTATTGGGAAGTTAGGTCTTAAGATAaaacaaattttccaaCGGTTTGATATTATGGGTGGTTCTATTGTTGACGAGCCTGATTATCGATTTAAACACTTTACTAGTGTTATTATTCCGAGTATTGTTAAATCTACAAGTTATGATGATGGtattttgatatatattccCGATTATACTGACTATGTTAGGATTAGAAATTACTTGAAGGAAAAAACACGTATCTTGTTTGGTGatataaatgaatattcaGAACAAAGAGAGTTGAATTCTAATAGATCTTTATTACAACAAGGAAGAGTCAAagttttattatatacGGAAAGGTTACATCATTATAGACGTTATGAAATTAAAGGTGTTAAAAGTGTGGTATTTTACAAACCTCCAACAAATCCAGAGTTCTATAATGAAGTTGTTAGATTTATTGGTAAGAATGCCTTTTTAGGAAATACCGATTTGAATATATCGACAGTCAGAACTGTGTATTGTAAACTAGATGGTCTTTCTTTGGAAAGAATTGTGGGGACTAAAAGAGCCGGTATTTTATGTCATGCACAAAACGAAGTTtatgaattcaaataa
- the RSM25 gene encoding mitochondrial 37S ribosomal protein mS23 (similar to Saccharomyces cerevisiae RSM25 (YIL093C); ancestral locus Anc_2.290), which yields MKIQTNAVNLVERTSAYLSSGLLQNTPAWYDVVASIPPTKKFTREPKITNPTTGRNKTFFKDDRIRVNNKGLYKTRMNQMDRKDSANNLYKPPKLIYLEDRLRSLFFEQHPWELSRPKILIENSLEENFDWSHIQQWEKQLDGESVVQRTLYLLKNEPGINMLQAYNKARFEFYRLRIQQDISQQVAQEEAEMFGSIFRQTSFEHGIEKEQKVIEQWKKKAIQETQLMEVRSSNPSDSWAAPEEQDLEEDFTEGEPEILDI from the coding sequence ATGAAAATCCAAACGAATGCGGTCAATCTAGTAGAGAGGACCTCAGCATACTTAAGTTCGGGACTATTGCAAAACACACCAGCTTGGTATGATGTTGTTGCTTCTATTCCTCCCACGAAGAAGTTTACTAGGGAACCCAAGATAACGAATCCCACCACGGGAAGAAACAAGACTTTTTTCAAGGATGACCGTATAAGggttaataataaaggaCTGTACAAGACAAGGATGAATCAAATGGACAGAAAGGATTCTGCAAATAATCTATATAAACCTccaaaattaatatatctAGAAGATCGTTTGAGAAGTCTCTTTTTTGAGCAACATCCATGGGAATTATCAAGACCTAAGATCTTGATAGAAAACTCtttggaagaaaattttgattgGAGTCATATCCAACAATGGGAGAAACAACTAGACGGTGAAAGTGTCGTTCAAAGGACATTATATCTGTTGAAAAATGAGCCTGGGATAAACATGTTACAAGCTTATAATAAGGCACGTTTTGAATTTTATCGATTGAGAATACAACAAGATATATCACAACAAGTTGCGCAAGAAGAAGCTGAGATGTTTGGTTCTATATTCAGACAAACCTCTTTTGAACATGGTATAGAGAAAGAACAAAAGGTGATCGAACAGTGGAAAAAGAAGGCTATTCAAGAGACACAACTAATGGAAGTTAGAAGCTCTAACCCATCTGATTCTTGGGCTGCACCTGAGGAACAAGATCTAGAAGAGGACTTTACGGAAGGAGAACCTGAAATTCTAGATATTTAG
- the LYS12 gene encoding homoisocitrate dehydrogenase (similar to Saccharomyces cerevisiae LYS12 (YIL094C); ancestral locus Anc_2.287) has translation MLRTTASRLATCRGYATNAIRKNLTIGLIPGDGIGKEVIPAGKQVLQNLNSKHGLNFDFIDLQAGFQTFLDTGKALPDETIQVLKNQCQGALFGAVQSPTTKVEGYSSPIVALRKEMGLYANVRPVKSVEGTTDKPVDMVIVRENTRRFINIKLERTYIDRATGTRVAEATKRISEIATRRIATIALDIALQRLKTNGKATLTVTHKSNVLSQSDGLFREICKDVYESNKDKYGQINYNEQIVDSMVYRMFREPQCFDVVVAPNLYGDILSDGAAALVGSLGVVPSANVGPEIVIGEPCHGSAPDIAGKGISNPIATIRSTALMLEFLGHNEAAQDIHRAVEANLKENKVKTPDLGGKSTTQEVTEDVLARL, from the coding sequence ATGCTAAGAACTACTGCCTCAAGACTTGCCACATGTCGTGGTTACGCCACAAACGCCATTCGTAAAAACCTAACGATTGGTTTGATACCAGGTGACGGTATCGGTAAAGAAGTCATCCCAGCTGGTAAACAGGTCCTACAAAACTTGAACTCCAAACATGGTTTGAACTTCGATTTCATCGATTTACAGGCTGGTTTCCAAACCTTCTTAGATACCGGAAAGGCATTACCTGATGAAACTATtcaagttttgaaaaatcaatgtCAAGGTGCTCTTTTCGGTGCTGTTCAATCTCCAACTACTAAAGTGGAAGGTTACTCCTCACCAATTGTCGCACTAAGAAAGGAAATGGGGTTATATGCCAATGTTCGTCCTGTTAAATCGGTAGAAGGTACTACTGATAAGCCTGTTGATATGGTTATCGTAAGGGAAAACACtagaagatttattaacataaaattagaaagaaCATACATAGATAGGGCTACTGGAACAAGAGTCGCTGAAGCAACTAAGAGAATATCTGAAATTGCTACAAGAAGGATTGCCACAATTGCTCTAGATATCGCGTTACAAAGATTAAAGACTAATGGTAAGGCTACATTGACCGTTACACATAAATCCAATGTTTTATCTCAAAGTGATGGTCTTTTCAGAGAAATTTGTAAGGATGTTTATGaatcaaataaagataaatatGGTCAAATCAATTACAATGAACAAATTGTTGATTCCATGGTCTACAGAATGTTTAGAGAACCTCAATGTTTTGATGTCGTCGTTGCTCCAAACTTATACGGTGATATTCTTTCAGACGGTGCCGCCGCTTTGGTCGGTTCTTTAGGTGTCGTTCCAAGTGCAAACGTTGGTCCAGAAATTGTTATCGGTGAACCGTGTCATGGTTCTGCACCAGACATTGCCGGTAAGGGTATTTCTAATCCAATTGCTACTATAAGATCTACCGCTCTAATGTTGGAATTCTTAGGACACAATGAAGCGGCCCAAGATATTCATAGAGCTGTCGAGGCTAACCTAAAAGAGAATAAAGTTAAGACTCCAGATTTAGGCGGTAAATCTACCACTCAAGAAGTTACTGAAGATGTCTTAGCAAGATTATAA
- the PRK1 gene encoding serine/threonine protein kinase PRK1 (similar to Saccharomyces cerevisiae PRK1 (YIL095W) and ARK1 (YNL020C); ancestral locus Anc_2.284) yields MNQPNIPLYPNGTLLTVGTHRALIKKYLTSGGFAQIYAVEITPVDTYSKSNVACLKRVIVPTKSGLNTLRAEVDAMKLLKNNRHVVSYIDSNAVKSAFNNGSYEVLLLMEYCEGGGLIDFMNSRLQNRLSEAEILNILSQTAQGVANMHALQPVLLHRDIKIENVLRSGNGEFKLCDFGSVCGYIRPPRNQQELSYVQHDILKNTTAQYRCPEMLDLYRGLPIDEKSDIWALGVFLYKLCYYTTPFEKTGENAILHSKFQYPAFPIYSDRLKNLIRVMLSENPTKRPNICELLEEISSIQGVPCPIQNFYLIRAQQLANQIQLQRQTTVPKIATAQPIQQLNARTQTMPIINTKANTSLVTPITVPVLSENTRLPALELDIKVPQFSPSLDKDMYMKLHPFQKSGTLLTPSKTASVSPIRRYISRSPSRDNTNYDIQRRRTSQYDHDQNQSNYMGRSLSRTSSIKSTSALSFEGNLQGNNTGDSFAQKFTNKIKRVVTGESRNASPIRSRQDTGGSVRSAFGAIRGAFTGSMRAPSLDNNTNNSMHNNSNNNTSRNSSYGRHNIITNPIKEEDSRNMTKAKLAKRHTMPPGMLYDLENLEIENEGYHASEYYRSHSPTKPFVTKTTRDNIQQRVQNLLSESEQPMERNNIDTHHTNAVSHSMIPRNLNSREKDSLRYSSVVINPLEDIGSSPKKAPPLPFKPHHLRPKPPPKPTYLSKMFSKERISSTATEQLVTLDVDTLERDFRKRFPSTLENR; encoded by the coding sequence ATGAACCAACCGAACATACCTTTATATCCCAATGGCACACTTTTGACAGTAGGAACGCATAGAGCCTTAATCAAGAAGTATTTGACTAGTGGTGGCTTTGCTCAAATATATGCAGTTGAGATAACACCTGTTGATACTTATAGTAAATCCAACGTGGCTTGTTTGAAAAGAGTTATTGTTCCAACTAAATCAGGTTTAAATACATTAAGGGCAGAAGTGGATGCTAtgaaacttttgaaaaataatagacATGTCGTTTCTTATATTGACTCTAATGCAGTTAAATCGGCGTTTAACAATGGTTCTTACGAAGTACTTCTATTGATGGAATATTGCGAAGGCGGTGGATTAATCGATTTTATGAACTCGAGGCTACAAAATAGACTGAGTGAAGCTGAGATACTAAACATTCTTTCTCAAACAGCTCAAGGGGTAGCTAATATGCATGCCTTACAACCggttcttcttcatcgaGATATAAAAATTGAGAATGTGTTGAGATCTGGGAATGGCGAATTCAAATTATGCGATTTCGGTTCTGTCTGTGGATATATTAGACCACCAAGAAACCAACAAGAGTTGTCATATGTCCAACATGATATCTTGAAGAACACCACTGCACAATATAGGTGTCCAGAAATGCTAGATTTATATAGAGGTTTACctattgatgaaaaatccGATATCTGGGCACTTGGTGTATTTCTTTACAAATTATGTTATTATACAACACCATTTGAGAAAACTGGAGAAAATGCTATCCTACATTCAAAATTCCAATATCCTGCTTTTCCAATATATAGCGATAGgttgaagaatttgatcCGAGTTATGCTTTCAGAGAACCCAACCAAAAGACCGAATATATGTGAATTATTGGAAGAGATATCGAGCATTCAAGGTGTTCCTTGTCCAATCCAAAATTTCTATTTAATAAGAGCACAGCAATTAGCTaaccaaattcaattacaaaGACAAACTACAGTGCCAAAGATCGCAACAGCACAACCAATACAACAACTGAACGCTCGAACTCAAACAATGCCAATAATAAATACCAAGGCGAATACATCACTTGTGACGCCCATAACAGTTCCTGTTTTAAGTGAGAATACAAGACTTCCCGCTTTAGAGTTAGATATAAAAGTTCCTCAATTCTCACCTTCATTAGATAAGGATATGTATATGAAATTGCATCCCTTCCAAAAATCTGGAACTTTATTAACCCCATCGAAAACAGCATCCGTTAGCCCGATCCGACGTTATATATCTAGATCCCCATCAAGAGACAATACCAATTACGATATTCAAAGAAGACGTACTAGCCAATATGATCATGATCAAAACCAATCGAACTATATGGGAAGGAGTTTATCAAGAACATCATCTATAAAATCCACTTCTGCACTTTCATTTGAAGGAAATCTTCAAGGGAATAATACAGGTGATAGTTTTGCTCAGAAATTTACCAATAAGATCAAAAGGGTTGTTACAGGAGAATCACGGAATGCATCTCCAATCAGATCACGGCAAGATACAGGTGGTAGTGTCAGGTCTGCTTTTGGTGCTATCAGGGGTGCATTTACTGGCAGCATGAGAGCTCCTTCCCTAGATAATAACACCAACAATAGTATgcataataatagtaataacaatactTCAAGAAATTCTAGTTATGGTAGACATAACATAATCACAAATccaattaaagaagaagactCGAGAAATATGACGAAGGCGAAGCTTGCGAAAAGACATACTATGCCTCCTGGAATGTTGTATGATTTGGAAAACTTAGAGATAGAAAATGAAGGCTACCACGCAAGTGAATATTACAGATCTCATTCACCTACTAAGCCATTTGTAACTAAAACTACTCGAGATAACATTCAACAGAGGGTTCAAAATCTACTTAGCGAATCCGAACAGCCAATGGAAAGGAATAATATAGACACGCATCATACTAATGCAGTAAGTCACTCCATGATACCGAGAAATTTAAATAGTAGAGAAAAAGATAGTCTGAGATATTCTAGTGTTGTTATCAATCCGTTAGAGGATATCGGTTCTTCACCAAAGAAAGCTCCACCATTACCTTTCAAACCACATCATTTGAGGCCTAAACCACCTCCAAAACCAACATATCTTTCTAAAATGTTTTCGAAAGAAAGGATTAGTAGTACTGCTACTGAACAACTAGTTACCTTGGATGTCGATACTTTAGAGAGAGATTTTAGGAAACGATTCCCTAGCACATTAGAAAATAGATAG